The stretch of DNA GCAAGCCCCACAACGATAACCCCGATTCCTCGAGATACATCGGCATACCCTTCTTGCTGGGCAATGAGGGCACCTGCAAGGGCAATCACACCATTTGATAATACCAAGCCCATGAGCTCCATGCGTCCAGTATGAATCCCGAAACTTCTAGCCATATCAGGATTGTCACCTGTAGCAATATAGGCTTGTCCAAGTTTGGTGTCCAAGAAAAAGAGCATGAGAACAATGACAAGACTGACAAAGATAAGACCTGTCAAGAGTTGGTTCAAATCCGAATCAAAAGGTAAAACATCCTGAATTTGCTTAGTCCCAAGCAAGCCTAAATTCGCACGTCCCATAATCAAGAGCATGATAGAGTGACAGGAAGTCATCACCAAAATTCCTGAGAGCAAGGTTGGAATCTTCCCTTTTGTATAAAGAAGACCTGCTGCCATTCCTGCCAAACAACCTGCTCCTACAGCAACAAGTGTCGCTAAAAAGGGATTTACACCTTTGGTTATCAAAGTGACAGCAACAGCTCCCCCAAGAGGGAAGGAACCCTCTGTCGTCATATCTGGAAAGTTTAAAATCCTAAATGTCATAAAGATTCCCAGACCTAGAATAGCCCAGACAAATCCTTGAGAAATAATAGATAATATCATCTGTTTCTTAACCTTTTCTATACGATTTCTATTGTAAAAAATGGGAGGAGATGTCCCCAACTCCTCCATTACAGATTATTCGATCACTTGTCCTGCTTCTTTTAGAACAGATTCAGGAATCGTAATACCTAGTTCTTGTGCCAATTTTTTGTTGATTACTGATTTACCAGTTGAAAAGACATTGACTGGAGTATCAGCTGGTTTTGCACCTTTCAAGACTTGCGCAATCATTTTACCTGTTGCCACACCAAGGTCATGTTGGTCAACTACAACTGATGCCAAACCACCAGCTTCTACCATGGCAGTAGCACTTGGGTAGATTGGTTTTTTAGCTGATTGGTTACTTGATACAACAGTTGAAAATGCAGATGCGATTGTGTTATCGATTGGAACCCAGATAGCATCAACCTTGCTAGTCATAACGTTAACTGTTGAAGCAATTTCATTTGTTGAAGGAACCGCAAATGTTTCGACTGTCAAACCTGCTTTTTCAGCATAAGCCTTAAATTCTTCTACCTGTGTTTTTGAATTATCTTCGCTACTTGAGTAAAGAGCTCCGATTGTCTTCACACTTGGTGTGAGAGCCTTAATGAGTTCAACTTGTTGTTGAGCTGGGTTGTGGTCAGATACCCCTGTAATGTTGCCACCTGGTTTTTTCAAATCTTTGACCAAGTTAGCTCCGATTGGGTCTGTAATAGCAGCCATGATAACCGGTAGATCTTTTGTGGCACTAGCCAAACCTTGAGCAGCTGGTGTTGCAATACCAACCACAAGGTCATTCCCATTTGCAACCAATTGTTTACTCATTGTTGCAACCTTACTTTGGTCGCCTTCTGAGTTCATAAAGTCAAT from Streptococcus mitis encodes:
- the trpX gene encoding tryptophan ABC transporter substrate-binding protein, whose translation is MKNKRLIGIIVALAVLVAGSLIYSSMNKPEAKNEKKVAKVGVLQFVSHPSLDLIYKGIQDGLSEEGYKDDQLKIDFMNSEGDQSKVATMSKQLVANGNDLVVGIATPAAQGLASATKDLPVIMAAITDPIGANLVKDLKKPGGNITGVSDHNPAQQQVELIKALTPSVKTIGALYSSSEDNSKTQVEEFKAYAEKAGLTVETFAVPSTNEIASTVNVMTSKVDAIWVPIDNTIASAFSTVVSSNQSAKKPIYPSATAMVEAGGLASVVVDQHDLGVATGKMIAQVLKGAKPADTPVNVFSTGKSVINKKLAQELGITIPESVLKEAGQVIE
- a CDS encoding ABC transporter permease, which codes for MILSIISQGFVWAILGLGIFMTFRILNFPDMTTEGSFPLGGAVAVTLITKGVNPFLATLVAVGAGCLAGMAAGLLYTKGKIPTLLSGILVMTSCHSIMLLIMGRANLGLLGTKQIQDVLPFDSDLNQLLTGLIFVSLVIVLMLFFLDTKLGQAYIATGDNPDMARSFGIHTGRMELMGLVLSNGVIALAGALIAQQEGYADVSRGIGVIVVGLASLIIGEVIFKSLSLAERLITIVVGSIAYQFLVWAVIALGFNTSYLRLYSAVILAVCLMIPTFKQTILKGAKLSK